In Persicimonas caeni, a single window of DNA contains:
- a CDS encoding TVP38/TMEM64 family protein: MSKKLRIGAVIVLVLVFAALYFFFPVRQLLDDFIVWVQGLGIWGGVVFGLVYVLAAVLFVPGSVITLAAGFTFGVVWGTVIVSLSSTLGAALAFLIGRFLAQDWVAEKVEDYPRFHALYRAIDKEGFKTVMLARLVPIFPFGLLNYGFSVTRVPFWKYVLASWIGMFPATVMYVYFGSAAGSLARVLAGEVERTPMQNALFIVGGIAAVLVTVFLTRRARQELDKLTEGEVTRDPDS, encoded by the coding sequence ATGAGCAAAAAACTACGCATCGGCGCGGTGATCGTGCTCGTCCTGGTCTTCGCCGCGCTCTATTTCTTCTTCCCGGTGCGCCAACTCCTCGACGATTTCATCGTCTGGGTGCAGGGCCTGGGCATCTGGGGCGGGGTGGTCTTCGGGCTGGTCTACGTGCTCGCCGCGGTGCTCTTCGTGCCCGGCTCGGTCATCACGCTGGCGGCCGGGTTCACCTTCGGTGTGGTCTGGGGGACCGTCATCGTGTCGCTGTCGAGCACCCTCGGCGCGGCGCTGGCGTTTCTGATCGGGCGCTTTTTGGCCCAGGACTGGGTCGCCGAGAAGGTCGAGGACTACCCGCGCTTCCACGCGCTGTACCGCGCCATCGACAAAGAGGGCTTCAAGACGGTCATGCTCGCCCGTCTGGTGCCCATCTTCCCGTTCGGCCTGCTCAACTACGGCTTTTCGGTCACCCGCGTGCCCTTCTGGAAATACGTGCTCGCCTCGTGGATCGGGATGTTCCCGGCCACGGTCATGTACGTCTATTTCGGCTCGGCGGCCGGCAGCCTGGCGCGCGTGCTCGCCGGGGAGGTCGAGCGCACGCCGATGCAAAACGCGCTCTTCATTGTTGGGGGCATCGCCGCGGTGCTCGTGACCGTCTTCTTGACCCGGCGCGCCCGCCAAGAGCTCGACAAGCTCACCGAAGGCGAGGTCACTCGCGACCCAGATTCGTGA
- a CDS encoding PAS domain-containing sensor histidine kinase translates to MSTSTEIEPAVCADSEPQLEGPVVVFKWKAAEGWPVEYVSPNVEQVFGYPAERFLSGELLYNDIIHIDDRERVTAECEAYLQRGSAYSVHSNYRVVRADGSVIYVDEANRVVRGPDGRPKHFVGHVVDVTERRETETQLRRGKATLAEALDIAQLGYWEWDLRTGETTWSDEMYRILGVDPDKMEPSLEAYREYIHPEDVDTVFDISRKVLTQTGSYKHRFRIRRADTGELRHVRGRGRVTELSCDGRVARMVGTVQDVTETVRSEQLLRDERSWLKSLIEAMPDGISFRDGEGRWLLANDRTLEFMGLDGFDYQGKTTCELAEFSNSYGDVQLECDRTDELAWEQGEPYSFEQEVPALDGEMHTFDVIKVPVFEDDGSRKGLLVVARDISERKRTEEALKESKERLAEAQRIAHLGSWHLDLDTRQVAWSDEVDRIFGRDTEQAGEPLTLDFVLDHVLEEERERIERVTDRAANTLEPFQMEHHIVRVDGETRIVHSEGKVECDASGEAVAMVGIIQDITERKKVEQLKEEFVSIVSHELRTPLTPITGVLTLLAGGGGGELSPRAQKMVDLALRNSHRLLYLIDDLLDIQKMSSGEMDFHIRELELAKVVRESLRINISLEHQNKVKFAFTNDAPEATVRGDKGRLIQVLTNLLSNAAKFSPHNGVVDIRLSTTAEGKARISVSDQGPGIPEEFRHRVFDKFAQADSSSTRKHGGTGLGLTISKSIVERLDGEIGFETELGEGTTFFFELPLAKP, encoded by the coding sequence GTGAGCACGTCGACAGAGATCGAGCCGGCTGTGTGTGCCGACTCTGAGCCGCAACTCGAAGGTCCCGTGGTCGTCTTCAAATGGAAGGCGGCCGAAGGGTGGCCGGTCGAGTATGTCTCGCCAAACGTCGAGCAGGTCTTCGGGTATCCCGCCGAGCGCTTTTTGAGCGGGGAGCTGCTCTACAACGATATCATTCACATCGATGATCGTGAGCGCGTCACCGCCGAGTGTGAGGCGTATCTGCAGCGGGGAAGCGCCTACAGCGTACACTCCAATTATCGGGTGGTGCGCGCCGACGGCTCGGTGATCTACGTCGACGAGGCCAACCGCGTGGTGCGTGGCCCCGACGGCAGGCCCAAGCATTTCGTGGGTCACGTGGTCGACGTCACCGAGAGGCGCGAGACCGAGACACAGCTTCGACGCGGCAAGGCGACGCTGGCCGAGGCGCTCGACATCGCCCAGCTCGGCTATTGGGAGTGGGACCTGCGCACCGGCGAGACGACCTGGTCCGACGAGATGTACCGCATCCTGGGGGTCGACCCCGACAAGATGGAGCCGTCGCTGGAGGCCTACCGCGAGTATATCCATCCGGAGGACGTCGACACGGTCTTCGACATCAGCCGCAAAGTGCTGACGCAGACGGGCTCCTACAAGCACCGCTTCCGCATTCGTCGCGCCGATACCGGCGAGCTTCGCCACGTCCGCGGGCGCGGCCGGGTCACCGAGCTGAGCTGCGACGGCCGCGTGGCGCGTATGGTGGGCACCGTCCAAGACGTCACCGAAACGGTGCGCTCCGAACAGTTGCTGCGCGACGAGCGCTCGTGGCTCAAATCCCTCATCGAGGCGATGCCCGACGGCATCTCGTTTCGCGACGGGGAGGGCCGCTGGCTGCTGGCCAACGACCGCACCCTCGAGTTCATGGGGCTCGACGGCTTCGACTATCAGGGCAAGACGACCTGCGAGCTCGCCGAATTCAGCAACAGCTACGGCGACGTCCAGCTCGAGTGCGACCGCACCGACGAGCTGGCCTGGGAGCAGGGCGAGCCCTACTCCTTCGAGCAGGAGGTGCCCGCACTCGACGGCGAGATGCACACCTTCGACGTCATCAAGGTGCCGGTCTTCGAGGACGACGGCAGCCGCAAAGGCCTGCTGGTCGTCGCCCGCGACATCTCCGAGCGCAAGCGCACCGAAGAGGCGCTCAAGGAGAGCAAGGAGCGACTCGCCGAGGCCCAGCGCATCGCCCACCTGGGCAGCTGGCACCTCGACCTCGACACCCGCCAGGTGGCCTGGTCCGACGAGGTCGACCGTATCTTCGGGCGCGACACCGAACAAGCCGGCGAGCCCCTCACGCTCGACTTCGTGCTCGATCACGTCCTCGAAGAAGAGCGTGAGCGCATCGAGCGGGTCACTGATCGGGCTGCCAACACGCTCGAGCCCTTTCAGATGGAACACCACATCGTGCGCGTCGACGGCGAGACGCGCATTGTGCACTCGGAGGGCAAGGTCGAGTGCGACGCCTCCGGCGAGGCCGTCGCGATGGTCGGCATCATCCAGGACATCACCGAGCGCAAAAAGGTCGAGCAGCTCAAAGAGGAGTTCGTCTCCATTGTCAGCCACGAGTTGCGCACACCGCTCACCCCCATCACCGGCGTGCTCACCCTCCTGGCCGGCGGAGGCGGCGGCGAGCTTTCGCCGCGCGCCCAGAAGATGGTCGACCTCGCCCTTCGCAACAGCCACCGCTTGCTCTACTTGATCGACGACCTGCTCGATATCCAGAAGATGTCGAGCGGCGAGATGGACTTCCACATCCGTGAACTCGAGCTGGCCAAGGTCGTGCGCGAGTCGCTGCGCATCAACATCAGCCTCGAGCACCAGAACAAGGTCAAATTCGCCTTCACCAACGACGCCCCCGAGGCGACGGTGCGCGGCGACAAGGGCCGGCTGATCCAGGTGCTGACCAACCTGCTGTCGAACGCCGCCAAATTCTCTCCGCACAACGGCGTCGTCGACATCCGCCTGAGCACGACCGCCGAGGGCAAGGCGCGCATCTCGGTGAGCGACCAGGGCCCGGGCATCCCCGAGGAGTTTCGCCACCGCGTCTTCGACAAATTCGCCCAGGCCGACTCCTCGTCGACGCGCAAGCACGGCGGCACCGGCCTCGGCCTGACCATCTCCAAGTCCATCGTCGAGCGCCTCGACGGCGAGATCGGCTTCGAGACCGAACTCGGCGAGGGCACCACCTTCTTCTTCGAACTCCCCCTCGCAAAGCCCTGA
- a CDS encoding RND transporter yields the protein MASESSSRIRAFFEELSYRWLVPLAALTALAPWPAGAEPHLWEKFNMLADGQLTRPLDIFDVFFHGTALVLLLVKVALDLSTGSSESDT from the coding sequence ATGGCGAGTGAATCCTCCAGCCGCATACGCGCCTTTTTCGAAGAACTCTCCTACCGTTGGTTGGTGCCCTTGGCTGCGCTCACCGCGTTGGCGCCGTGGCCGGCAGGGGCCGAGCCGCACCTGTGGGAGAAGTTCAACATGCTCGCCGACGGCCAGCTGACCCGCCCCCTCGACATCTTCGACGTCTTTTTTCACGGAACGGCGTTGGTGCTGCTGCTCGTCAAGGTCGCCCTCGACCTCTCTACCGGCTCGTCCGAGTCTGATACTTGA
- a CDS encoding type 1 glutamine amidotransferase, with protein MSGRTPKILLFQAREPGDPMLDHELRCFAERCELSPDAFVSVNMAEADLSSELLEGPDAVMVGGAGEYSVVEGGFDWHESMLELMRAVARKRMPMFASCFGFQALVQAFGGTVETVSHMSKLGTYEVTLTDAGRRDPIFGAHPDTFDAQFGHNDSATELPDELVLLARSERCPHQAVRFQDAPIVATQFHPELCAQDNIERYIAYLQNYEAAAISREQAEEKALQMHRPSPHASHLLREFVKELLA; from the coding sequence GTGAGCGGTCGTACCCCAAAGATTTTGTTGTTTCAGGCGCGCGAGCCCGGAGATCCGATGCTCGACCACGAGCTTCGCTGCTTTGCCGAGCGCTGCGAGTTGAGCCCCGACGCCTTCGTGTCGGTCAATATGGCCGAGGCAGACTTGAGCAGCGAGTTGCTGGAGGGGCCCGACGCGGTGATGGTGGGCGGCGCCGGCGAATATTCGGTGGTCGAGGGAGGTTTCGATTGGCACGAGTCAATGCTCGAGTTGATGCGCGCGGTGGCTCGAAAGCGCATGCCGATGTTCGCCTCCTGTTTCGGGTTTCAGGCGCTGGTGCAAGCCTTCGGCGGCACGGTCGAGACAGTGTCGCACATGTCCAAGCTGGGCACCTATGAGGTGACGTTGACCGACGCCGGCCGTCGCGATCCGATCTTCGGGGCGCATCCCGACACCTTCGATGCCCAATTTGGCCACAACGACTCGGCCACCGAGTTGCCCGACGAGTTGGTGCTCTTGGCGCGCTCGGAGCGCTGCCCGCACCAGGCGGTGCGCTTTCAGGATGCGCCCATCGTGGCCACGCAGTTCCACCCGGAGCTGTGCGCCCAGGACAATATCGAGCGCTACATCGCGTATCTTCAAAATTACGAAGCCGCAGCGATCTCACGCGAGCAGGCCGAAGAAAAGGCGTTGCAAATGCACCGGCCCAGCCCGCACGCCAGTCACTTGTTGCGCGAGTTCGTCAAGGAACTCCTCGCGTAG
- a CDS encoding zinc-dependent metalloprotease, with amino-acid sequence MKILRRMTYMSALVIAACALLASCAQDVGDIDRTQPNKILKSDLEGDWYFQRTVVDVPAADGFTFVGNTDHAGLKKIDWDIQEHYLYARRQTELIENADGKEEEGENYKGEVVAAYRILGHFDVQRQYNPTTGEQTNVIVENYSDRPWDERDYMRVDWSTDLSTNFDLDFERASIEPIPYYVQDEHGNVDGEAVPNPDAPVFDYGTNADGEKELSYFDLTNKIHARAGTMYYPGYGEIPLCWFFGGEFKECGSGEYTIRNSFKRIDPEREYVPMPYKGESTDVFGYFTTDRMVYDEHEGVREQHKKRFLNRHNLWKNWYDENGELLDPADRELRPIVYHVNTDFPDDLKPIAHKVADQWNSVFNDAVTAQGYQLGADERTFILCPNNPIQEGDPAECGEPGTSPRLGDIRYSFMAYVPKFMDYGLLGLGPSNNDPETGEIISGMAYVYHWNNTAAYRTQEMVELLNGNRSTDDYIDGVDLSRWVEEVNSTEGNSRTVDLTENEQFIKRIAHGWDGELSPITAEEVQLQEEEGFDAFLEKRLDRFHQTSRLNADDYAPEGKLKQLKNSPIEDMLISDDLLMMTGHQPGTPVTDVDMQAASVLRGGFAKRAQTLAELREQFAAKRNMYLPEMADDALMGLARELKDEDPDKVYDIIRESIYTAVLAHEVGHSLGLMHNFGGSEDVVNYHDDYWKIRDDGNVGPRLNDPITQDEIDAKLYDNAYSSIMDYAGRYTIDGKGVAKYDRAAILYGYAGKVEVFKDNAGMDHQILRDWGERDGEILQFTTFGPRAVHYTQLYNTMGEKMYEDSNRMLVDVADVVKDGDWSTAEVEGQQYTRVPYIYCSHNNYNLSDSCLTRDHGADSYERMKNMLDDLDTWYISRSFARGRIGTSSWSYINSYYPRTFRRLKKWHDLYGLYAELLPTFYPASTVESFFTDPVNGWGGKSWAVKNAFNYLIQTIMMPNVGQYEKRQLVDGTEILTSPMRRIDAELGITDARYYSTSWGDGDRECGYMWYECLHHIGFYLDKIMAIEALTDTETNFVARSTPEDIREWEVGYSTTFYDQILELNNAIMGQNYEKVGPYLQNGELAFPDYTGELDTSNTDVVDPYATFTIQLYWQVLGQARFPDSYDQSFVESSRICIRGMGNCPELDADDKVSFKDPWSGYVYEAATLGAKKGAGETVIERASLLLRRSDHCDDAGNTMTTDDDCESGVSPEMRGEATRELKDYLELIKAVSFMTPVMDFGNPYAP; translated from the coding sequence ATGAAAATACTTAGAAGAATGACGTACATGTCGGCGCTTGTGATTGCCGCATGTGCGCTGCTTGCCAGCTGCGCCCAAGACGTGGGCGACATCGACCGCACCCAACCCAACAAGATCCTCAAATCGGATCTGGAGGGCGACTGGTACTTCCAGCGCACCGTGGTCGACGTGCCTGCCGCCGACGGGTTTACCTTTGTCGGCAACACCGACCACGCCGGGCTCAAAAAGATCGACTGGGACATCCAGGAGCATTACCTGTATGCCCGCCGTCAGACCGAGCTGATCGAAAACGCCGACGGCAAAGAAGAAGAGGGCGAAAACTACAAAGGTGAAGTGGTCGCCGCCTATCGCATCCTGGGCCACTTCGACGTTCAACGTCAGTACAACCCGACGACCGGCGAGCAGACCAACGTCATCGTCGAGAACTACAGCGACCGTCCCTGGGACGAGCGCGACTACATGCGAGTCGACTGGTCGACCGACCTGTCGACGAACTTCGACCTGGACTTCGAGCGCGCCTCCATCGAGCCGATTCCGTATTACGTCCAGGACGAGCACGGCAACGTCGACGGCGAAGCCGTGCCCAATCCCGACGCTCCGGTCTTCGACTACGGGACCAACGCCGACGGCGAAAAGGAACTCTCCTACTTCGACCTGACCAACAAAATCCACGCCCGCGCCGGCACGATGTACTACCCCGGCTACGGCGAAATCCCGCTGTGCTGGTTCTTCGGCGGCGAGTTCAAAGAGTGTGGTTCGGGCGAATACACCATCCGCAACAGCTTCAAGCGCATCGACCCCGAGCGCGAGTACGTCCCGATGCCCTACAAGGGCGAGTCGACCGACGTGTTCGGCTACTTCACCACCGACCGCATGGTCTACGACGAACACGAAGGCGTGCGTGAGCAGCACAAGAAGCGCTTCCTGAACCGTCACAACCTCTGGAAGAACTGGTATGACGAAAATGGCGAGCTTCTCGACCCGGCCGACCGCGAGCTGCGTCCCATCGTCTACCACGTCAACACCGACTTCCCCGACGATCTCAAGCCCATCGCCCACAAGGTCGCCGACCAGTGGAACAGCGTCTTCAACGACGCGGTCACCGCTCAGGGCTACCAGCTCGGCGCCGACGAGCGCACCTTCATCCTGTGCCCGAACAACCCCATCCAAGAGGGCGACCCTGCCGAATGTGGCGAGCCGGGCACGTCGCCGCGTCTGGGCGATATCCGCTACTCGTTCATGGCCTACGTCCCCAAATTCATGGACTACGGGCTTCTGGGCCTCGGACCGTCAAACAACGATCCGGAGACCGGCGAGATCATCAGCGGCATGGCCTACGTGTATCACTGGAACAACACCGCCGCTTACCGCACCCAGGAGATGGTCGAGTTGCTCAACGGCAACCGCAGCACCGACGACTACATCGACGGCGTCGACCTGAGCCGCTGGGTCGAAGAGGTCAACAGCACCGAGGGCAACTCGCGCACCGTCGACCTGACCGAAAACGAGCAGTTCATCAAGCGCATCGCCCACGGGTGGGACGGCGAGTTGTCGCCGATCACCGCCGAAGAGGTCCAGCTGCAAGAAGAAGAGGGCTTCGACGCCTTCCTCGAGAAGCGCCTCGATCGCTTCCACCAGACCAGCCGCCTCAACGCCGACGACTACGCCCCCGAGGGTAAGCTCAAGCAGCTCAAGAACTCGCCCATCGAGGACATGCTCATCAGCGATGACTTGCTGATGATGACCGGCCACCAGCCGGGCACCCCGGTGACCGACGTCGACATGCAGGCTGCCAGCGTGCTGCGCGGTGGCTTCGCCAAGCGCGCCCAGACCCTGGCCGAGCTTCGCGAGCAGTTCGCCGCCAAGCGCAACATGTACCTGCCCGAGATGGCCGACGACGCGCTCATGGGCCTGGCCCGCGAGCTCAAGGACGAGGACCCCGACAAGGTCTACGACATCATCCGAGAGTCGATCTACACCGCCGTCTTGGCCCACGAGGTCGGCCACTCGCTCGGCCTGATGCACAACTTCGGCGGCTCCGAGGACGTGGTCAACTACCACGACGATTACTGGAAGATCCGCGACGACGGCAACGTCGGCCCGCGCCTGAACGACCCGATCACCCAGGACGAGATCGACGCCAAGCTGTACGACAACGCCTACAGCTCGATCATGGACTACGCCGGCCGCTACACCATCGACGGCAAGGGCGTGGCCAAGTACGACCGCGCCGCCATCCTTTACGGCTACGCCGGCAAGGTCGAGGTCTTCAAAGACAACGCCGGCATGGACCACCAGATCCTTCGTGACTGGGGCGAGCGTGACGGTGAGATCTTGCAGTTCACCACCTTCGGCCCGCGCGCCGTCCACTACACCCAGCTGTACAACACGATGGGTGAGAAGATGTACGAGGACTCGAACCGCATGCTCGTCGACGTGGCCGACGTGGTCAAAGACGGCGACTGGTCGACCGCCGAGGTCGAAGGCCAGCAGTACACCCGCGTGCCGTACATCTACTGCTCGCACAACAACTACAACCTGAGCGACAGCTGCCTGACGCGCGACCACGGCGCCGACTCCTACGAGCGTATGAAGAATATGCTCGACGACCTGGACACCTGGTACATCTCGCGGTCGTTCGCCCGCGGTCGTATCGGCACCAGCTCCTGGAGCTACATCAACTCGTACTACCCGCGCACCTTCCGTCGCCTCAAAAAGTGGCACGACCTGTACGGGCTGTACGCCGAGCTGCTGCCCACCTTCTACCCGGCGAGCACCGTCGAGAGCTTCTTCACCGACCCGGTCAACGGCTGGGGCGGCAAGTCGTGGGCAGTCAAAAACGCGTTCAACTACCTCATCCAGACGATCATGATGCCCAACGTCGGCCAGTACGAGAAACGTCAACTCGTCGACGGCACCGAGATCCTGACCAGCCCGATGCGCCGCATCGACGCCGAGCTCGGCATCACCGACGCGCGCTACTACTCCACCAGCTGGGGTGACGGCGACCGCGAGTGTGGCTACATGTGGTACGAGTGTCTGCACCACATCGGCTTCTACCTCGACAAGATCATGGCCATCGAGGCGTTGACCGACACGGAGACCAACTTCGTGGCTCGCTCGACCCCCGAGGATATCCGTGAGTGGGAGGTCGGCTACTCGACGACCTTCTACGACCAGATCCTCGAGCTCAACAACGCCATCATGGGTCAGAACTACGAGAAGGTCGGCCCCTATCTTCAGAACGGCGAGCTGGCTTTCCCCGACTACACCGGCGAGCTGGACACGTCCAACACGGACGTGGTCGACCCCTATGCCACCTTCACCATCCAGTTGTACTGGCAGGTGCTCGGTCAGGCGCGCTTCCCGGATAGCTACGACCAGAGCTTCGTCGAGTCGTCGCGTATCTGCATCCGCGGCATGGGCAACTGCCCCGAGCTCGACGCCGACGACAAGGTCTCCTTCAAGGACCCCTGGAGCGGCTACGTCTACGAAGCTGCCACCTTGGGCGCCAAGAAGGGCGCCGGCGAGACGGTCATCGAGCGCGCCAGCCTGCTGCTTCGTCGCTCCGACCACTGCGACGACGCCGGCAACACCATGACCACCGACGACGACTGCGAGTCGGGCGTCTCCCCCGAGATGCGTGGCGAGGCCACCCGCGAGCTCAAGGACTACCTCGAGCTCATCAAGGCCGTCTCGTTCATGACCCCGGTCATGGACTTCGGTAACCCGTACGCTCCGTAA
- a CDS encoding 4Fe-4S dicluster domain-containing protein, with product MTFVIAEPCQGTCDTSCVEVCPVDCIHGPLSVDEIREIQAAGDDERLANIQLYIDPDICIDCGACEPECPVEAIFEEWDVPSEWEDYTEKNAEFFQQ from the coding sequence ATGACCTTCGTCATCGCCGAGCCCTGCCAGGGCACCTGTGACACCTCGTGTGTGGAAGTTTGTCCCGTCGACTGTATCCACGGCCCCTTGTCGGTCGACGAGATTCGCGAGATTCAAGCCGCCGGGGACGACGAGCGGCTGGCCAACATCCAACTGTATATCGATCCGGACATCTGCATCGATTGCGGTGCCTGTGAGCCGGAATGCCCGGTCGAGGCGATCTTCGAAGAGTGGGACGTCCCCTCGGAGTGGGAAGACTACACCGAGAAGAACGCCGAATTCTTCCAGCAGTAA
- a CDS encoding SMI1/KNR4 family protein: MGTHETEEAARLIQRHSERADFRGGASDHEIARAEDRLGVKFPPSYRRFLEDLGAGQFGDQTFFGVIGPEVDSMLDVVSRTLDQRTHGNLPTTHVVVAPYGSEAFFGFDCADRRYNEECPVAEFPRDYGDTQEPNYFELDFGSFLLARIRDELGERGQFLHP; encoded by the coding sequence ATGGGAACGCACGAAACAGAAGAAGCCGCTCGCCTCATCCAACGACACTCCGAGCGCGCCGACTTTCGCGGCGGCGCCTCCGATCACGAGATCGCCCGCGCCGAAGACCGGCTCGGGGTGAAGTTTCCGCCCAGCTACCGACGCTTTCTGGAAGATCTCGGGGCCGGCCAGTTCGGCGACCAGACCTTCTTCGGGGTCATCGGCCCGGAGGTCGACAGCATGCTCGACGTCGTCAGCCGTACCCTAGACCAGCGTACCCACGGCAACCTGCCAACTACCCACGTCGTGGTCGCGCCGTACGGCAGCGAAGCCTTTTTTGGCTTCGATTGTGCCGATCGGCGCTACAACGAAGAGTGTCCGGTCGCAGAGTTTCCGCGGGACTACGGTGATACTCAAGAGCCCAACTATTTCGAGCTCGATTTTGGCAGCTTTTTGCTGGCGCGCATTCGCGATGAACTCGGCGAACGCGGCCAGTTTTTGCATCCCTGA
- a CDS encoding DUF1206 domain-containing protein, with the protein MSEHIDKNVQRGKRAARRAGDEAADWAEPMARVGYAAKGFVYIAAGVLSAMAAFGYGGKTTGSKGALASLANEPFGQFLMIVLAVGLFAYAGWAMIQAFVDPEAEGTDAKALAKRGAKFISGLIYGGLGVYAARLSQGTASGSGGQGKATTWSAKVMQWPGGEWMVGAAGGIIGIYGLVQAWRGKELKFLESLDESEISPKERRGIKILGQVGLWARAVVFLMIGAFLIVAAVQHNPQQAMGLQETLATLLQQPYGSWLMGAVALGLAAYGVFCFAKARYRVIRT; encoded by the coding sequence ATGTCAGAGCATATAGACAAGAATGTACAACGTGGAAAACGAGCGGCCCGACGTGCCGGAGACGAAGCGGCCGACTGGGCCGAGCCGATGGCACGGGTGGGCTACGCGGCCAAAGGATTCGTCTACATCGCCGCCGGAGTGTTGTCTGCCATGGCGGCGTTCGGCTATGGCGGGAAGACCACCGGCTCGAAGGGGGCGCTGGCCTCCTTGGCCAACGAGCCGTTCGGCCAGTTTCTCATGATCGTGTTGGCCGTCGGCTTATTCGCCTACGCCGGGTGGGCCATGATTCAGGCCTTCGTCGACCCCGAAGCCGAGGGCACCGACGCCAAGGCGTTGGCCAAGCGCGGCGCGAAATTCATCAGTGGCTTGATCTACGGCGGTTTGGGCGTCTACGCCGCGCGACTCTCCCAGGGCACTGCCAGTGGCTCGGGGGGCCAAGGCAAGGCGACCACGTGGTCGGCCAAGGTCATGCAGTGGCCCGGCGGCGAATGGATGGTCGGCGCGGCCGGCGGCATCATCGGCATCTACGGACTGGTGCAAGCCTGGCGAGGCAAAGAGCTCAAGTTTCTGGAGAGCCTCGATGAGTCCGAGATCAGCCCCAAAGAGCGACGAGGCATCAAGATCTTGGGGCAGGTCGGTCTGTGGGCGCGCGCGGTGGTCTTTTTGATGATCGGCGCCTTTCTCATCGTCGCTGCCGTCCAGCACAACCCGCAGCAAGCCATGGGACTGCAGGAGACGCTGGCCACGCTGCTCCAGCAACCCTACGGCAGCTGGCTGATGGGCGCGGTGGCGCTGGGGCTGGCGGCCTACGGCGTGTTCTGCTTCGCCAAAGCGCGCTATCGCGTCATCCGGACCTGA
- a CDS encoding sterol desaturase family protein, producing MFLIKESPESPRIFDNDVLDGLSRTPWFIVPLLYIPASAGLMWHSVARADVGVLASVGLALAGVLAWTFVEYWLHRTLFHWVPDTSWGETMHFFLHGVHHDWPNDKYRLVMPPAVSILLFFVFLFAWTLLLGDYGWAFHSGFVFGYMCYDVIHYHVHHRRAGFRWLQRLKKHHVSHHFVDDYSELRYGVSTRLWDVVFNTDDLRESHRVQARD from the coding sequence ATGTTCCTCATCAAAGAGTCGCCGGAGTCACCGCGTATCTTCGACAACGACGTTCTCGACGGGCTCTCGCGAACGCCGTGGTTCATCGTGCCGCTGTTGTATATCCCCGCCTCGGCGGGGCTCATGTGGCACAGCGTGGCGCGCGCCGACGTCGGCGTGCTCGCCTCGGTGGGTTTGGCCCTGGCAGGCGTCTTGGCCTGGACCTTCGTGGAGTACTGGCTGCACCGCACCCTGTTTCACTGGGTCCCCGACACCTCCTGGGGCGAGACGATGCACTTCTTTTTGCACGGCGTGCATCACGACTGGCCGAACGACAAGTACCGGCTGGTGATGCCGCCTGCGGTGAGTATTCTGCTCTTTTTCGTCTTTCTTTTTGCGTGGACCTTGCTGCTTGGCGACTATGGTTGGGCGTTCCACAGCGGTTTCGTCTTTGGATACATGTGCTATGATGTCATCCATTATCACGTCCATCATCGTCGCGCCGGCTTCCGGTGGCTGCAGCGACTCAAGAAGCACCACGTAAGCCACCACTTCGTCGACGACTACTCGGAGTTGCGCTACGGCGTCTCCACCCGGTTATGGGACGTGGTCTTTAACACCGATGATCTGCGTGAGTCCCACAGGGTCCAAGCACGCGACTGA
- a CDS encoding cyclic nucleotide-binding domain-containing protein, giving the protein MGWQFLDISMLRDIELFTSLSDHALTDIVALTTTEEYKPADRIFQEGDKGDAMYLILKGEVRISKDIPGVGEEALAFLSDGAYFGEMSLVGDESPRSASAIASSPVKVARLSRVDFQKLLDENKEAAVEILTSFVNTLAERLRASNDKLAFFAMSDMFE; this is encoded by the coding sequence ATGGGCTGGCAGTTTCTGGATATCTCGATGCTTCGCGACATCGAGCTTTTCACCTCGCTGAGCGACCACGCTCTGACCGACATCGTCGCCCTGACGACCACCGAAGAGTACAAGCCCGCCGACCGCATCTTCCAAGAGGGAGACAAGGGCGACGCGATGTACCTGATTCTCAAGGGCGAGGTGCGCATCTCCAAGGATATCCCCGGGGTGGGCGAAGAGGCGCTCGCGTTTTTGAGCGACGGGGCCTATTTCGGCGAGATGTCGCTGGTGGGCGACGAGTCGCCGCGCAGCGCCTCGGCGATCGCAAGCTCGCCGGTCAAGGTCGCCCGGCTGTCGCGCGTCGACTTTCAGAAGTTGCTCGACGAGAACAAGGAGGCGGCCGTCGAGATCCTGACTTCGTTTGTAAACACGCTGGCCGAGCGGCTGCGGGCGTCGAACGACAAGCTGGCGTTCTTCGCTATGAGCGACATGTTCGAGTGA